The genome window AAGATCGCCCCGATCCCCTTGGGGGCGCCGATCTTGTGCCCGGAGATGGTGAGCGAATCGAAGGGCACCGCACGGGCGTCGATCGGCACCTTGCCGAACGCCTGCACCGCATCGGTGTGGAACATCGCGCCAGCGGCCTTGGCACGCGCCACGAGCGGGGCGAGATCCTGCACGACCCCCATCTCGTTGTTCACCCACATCACGCTGCAGAGCGCCACCTGGTCGTCGACGAGCGCCTCGAACGACTCGGGGCGCACGCGCCCGACCGAGTCGACCTCGAGCATCCGTTCCTCGCCTCCCTCGCGCGCGATTTCGTGCACCGCGGCCAGCACCGCCTTGTGCTCGATGGGGGTGGAGACCACCGCGCGGCGCTGCTCGCGCACGGCGCGCCAGCTCCCGAGGATGGCGAGGTTATCGCCTTCGGTCCCCCCGGAGGTGAAGCAGATCTCGTCGGACTGCGCTCCGAGCGAACGAGCGACGCGCTCGCGCGCCTCGTCGAGCGCCGTGCGCGCCTCACGCCCCCACTTGTGCACGCTCGAGGGGTTCCCGAAGCGCGGGCCGAAGAAGGGGAGCATCGCCTCGAGCACCTCGGCGCGAACCGGGGTCGTGGCGGCGTGGTCGAGATAAACGGGAATTCGCATGGTCGGGGGAAGATACGGCGTTCGGACCGGAGTCTGAACCCGTCCGGGGTCGCGCGGGGTCTGTCGGGGGGCGGGCGATCAGTCCAACGACAGGCGGCCGCGCCTGAAACGCTGGATCGCGAGCAGGTTGAGGAGGACGGCGATCCCCCCGATCGCCGCGGCGATCCGGAAGGAGAGCGCTTCCAGCCCCATCGTCCCGACCCTCGCCAGCACGCGCACCTGAAAGTCGGTGGAGGTGAGCTGGACGAACAGGACCGGGGTCATCATCAGGACGAGGATGATCACCCCGAAGGTCTGCTGTGCCTGCCGGACCGTGGCCGCGCGCAGGGAGACGAAGACCCCGAGACCGGCAATGAAGAACGAACCGGCGACGATCAGCGCGAAGAGCGACGCGACGCGCGGGAGCGGGATCCAGAGCAGTTCTCCCGCGTAGTGGCGCACGTTCACGACGGTCCAGCCGATCGCGAGGTTCAGCGCGGCGAAGGTGAAGCCGTACAGCACAGCGGCCAGGATCTTCCCTGAGATGATGGCCGCATCGGGGAGTCGCGAGGCCAGCAACGTCTCGAGGGTATGGCGTTCGCGTTCGCCGGCAATCGAATCGGCGATGAGCGTGGACGTCATGCTCGAGGTGAGCAGCGGCCAGTAGAAGAACATCAGTGGCGACGACAGCCAGGTCGTTCCCATCTGCAGCGGCGAGATGACGCCGAGGAAGAGCACGACGAGGAGGATGGACCACCCGCCGCGCTTGAAGCGCAGCAGCTGGTCGATGATCTCGAGCCATTCCTTGCGGGCGACGGTCAGGACGTCCTGGATCATCGCCCCTCGCGCGCCGGCGGCGTGTGCGCGCGGACGCCGGGTGGAGTGCCGTCGCTGGAGACGAGTTCGAGGAAGACGTCCTCGAACGAGAGGTGGTCGCGGCGCACCTCCTCGATGCCCACGCCTCGCGCCACCAGCCAGGCGACGATGGCGGGAACATCGCCGTCAGGGGCAATGCGCACGACCACGCCGCTGTTGTCGCGCTCGAGCGAGGCCACCGGCGTGATGCCGGCGAGGTCGGCGAGCAGGGCGTCGTCGAGGCCGTGGCCGGCGATGTGGACCACCGGGGCGCCGCGTGCGCTGCGCAGTGCCGTTGGCGCACCGAAGTCGAGCAGCTTCCCGCGGCGAATCACCCCCACGAGCGCGCACAGCCGTTCTGCTTCGGCGAGGTTGTGCGTGGTGAGGAAGATCGTGACCCCCTCCTGCTGCGCGAGCCGCATCAGGTCGTCGCGCAACGACGCCGACGCGACCGGGTCGAGCCCCGCCGTCGGCTCGTCGAGGAAGACGAGCGGGGGACGGTGCAGGACGGCGCGCGCGATGGCGAGCTTCTGCTTCATCCCGCGGCTCCAGTCTCCCACGGGTTCGTCACGCCGCTCCCAGAGTCCAAACTGCGACAGCAGGTCGCGAATGCGGGCGTTGCGGTCGCCGGCATTCATGTGCCATGCCCGCGCGTAGAACTCGAGGTTCTGCACCGCCGAGAGCCGCTCGTACACGCCGTTGTGCTCGAGCAGCGCGCCGGCGCGCGCGCGCACGGTGCTCCCGTGCCGTCGCGGGTCGAGGCCAAAGACCTCCGCGCCGCCCTCGGTGGGCTCGAGGATCCCCAGCAGGACGCGGATCACCGTCGTCTTGCCGGCACCGTTCGGCCCCAGAAAGCCGAACACGATGCCCGGGGGAACGTCGAAGGTGAGGTGGTCGAGCGCGCGGACCTTGGGAAAATCGCGCACCAACCCGGCTACCCGGATGGCCGGAACGGTCATGCGCGCGGTGCAGGGGAGAGCGCGCGCAACGCCGCGCGCACGGGGGCGGCGTCGAGTCCGTCGATGCGAAGGGGGAGGGCGACGAGTTCGTACTCGCCGGGAGTCACCGCGCCGAGGTCGAGATTCTCGAGGACGTACGCGCCGCCGGCAAAGATCCGGTGGTGCACGTCGAGCGCCTTGCTCTCGCGCTCATCGACCGACGGACAGTCGACGGCGAGGAGTCGGAGCCCGCGGCGGAGCAGGGCATCGACGCACGAGGTCGTGAGCACGGGCCAGGCGCGCGGGAATGCCCCGTCGGCGATCGTGTGTCCGGTCTGCAGGAGCAGGCGCTCGACGCGCACGTCGTCGGAGAGTCCGAGCTGCGGAAAGCTGATCGCCCCTTGGCGTGCGCTCACGTCGACGACGAGGCAGCGTCCCACGAAGACGTCGAGGGGGAGGGCATGCGACGCCGGCCAGCCGTCGCGCACGTGCAGCGGCGCGTCGGCGTGCGTCCCCACGTGCGGGCTCCCCGAGATGCACGAGAGGTTCACGCTCGCTCCATCGCCGACTCGAGCCGTCCAGCGGCAGTCGTACGGGGTGTCCCCCGGCCACTCCGGCGTCCCCGGGCGAAGGAGGATGCTGATGTCGTGCAGCGTCCCGTCGGTCGCGAATTCGTGGCCCATGATCAGAACGTGGATACCTGGAGCGACGTGATGTCGTCGACGCGCATGGTCTCGGTCGTGTAGAACGGCTCACCGTAGCGCGTACGAATCAGCGAGCCGTAGTGCGCCGCCTGGTGGCGGACGATGTCGTAGAGCGATTCCCCGTTGGGGTACACTTCGCCCGCCTGCACTGCGTCATCGAACTGCGAGCGATAGCAGCGGATGGCGGCCAGCTTGTCCTCGAAGGTGTCGCTGATATCGACGACGAAGGTGGGCTTGAGGTGATCTTCCCGGTACGCGATGCAGTGCACGACCTTGCGCGGGCGAAACGGCTCGAGGTCGTCCTCCAGCTTGCGCAGCCCCGCCACGAAGACGGCATCACGAATGAGTTCGGCGGCGGCGCGGTGGTCGGGGTGGCGCCCGTACGGGGCCGGCGCGGGGGCGAGGACGACCTGCGGCCTGAAGCGGCGAAGGGCGCGCGCCAGGAGGCGGCGCGTTTCGGGGGTGTTGACGATCCCCGAGTCGGGAAGGCCGAGCGTCTCGCGGGCGGCGATCCCCAGGATCGCGTTGGCCTCGGCGGCTTCGGCGGCGCGAATGGCGGCGGAGCCGCGCGATCCCATCTCGCCGGCGGTGAGGTCGAGGATCCCGGTGCGCCGCCCGGCCCGCGCGGCCTTGATCAGCGTCCCGCCGCAGGTCAGTTCGGCGTCGTCGGGATGGGCGACGATCGCGAGGAGGTCGAGGGGGGCGAGGGAAGACATGGCGGGAATTTACGGCTCGGAACGCCCCCGGACAGCAGGCCAGGATGCTGGGGCGAGCCTCCGCGCCGTTCCCCGCGCGTTGTCTCGACGGCCCGTCTTCCGATCCGGACTACTCGTACCGCAGCGCCTCCACGGGATCGAGCCGCGCCGCCCGGCGCGCCGGGATCAGTCCGAAGACCAGCCCAATCGAGATCGAGAC of Gemmatimonadota bacterium contains these proteins:
- a CDS encoding ABC transporter ATP-binding protein, with the translated sequence MTVPAIRVAGLVRDFPKVRALDHLTFDVPPGIVFGFLGPNGAGKTTVIRVLLGILEPTEGGAEVFGLDPRRHGSTVRARAGALLEHNGVYERLSAVQNLEFYARAWHMNAGDRNARIRDLLSQFGLWERRDEPVGDWSRGMKQKLAIARAVLHRPPLVFLDEPTAGLDPVASASLRDDLMRLAQQEGVTIFLTTHNLAEAERLCALVGVIRRGKLLDFGAPTALRSARGAPVVHIAGHGLDDALLADLAGITPVASLERDNSGVVVRIAPDGDVPAIVAWLVARGVGIEEVRRDHLSFEDVFLELVSSDGTPPGVRAHTPPAREGR
- a CDS encoding cysteine desulfurase, producing the protein MRIPVYLDHAATTPVRAEVLEAMLPFFGPRFGNPSSVHKWGREARTALDEARERVARSLGAQSDEICFTSGGTEGDNLAILGSWRAVREQRRAVVSTPIEHKAVLAAVHEIAREGGEERMLEVDSVGRVRPESFEALVDDQVALCSVMWVNNEMGVVQDLAPLVARAKAAGAMFHTDAVQAFGKVPIDARAVPFDSLTISGHKIGAPKGIGAIFIRRGTPLEPLMYGGTQDRGRRPGTENVAMAVGLAKAAELAVAEREASWAALEAMRDRLEAALLARIPDAIVHGRGGPRAPHILNLSVPGTDSESLLMALDMQGVACSAGSACQSGSVTPSHVLTALGVRSDLGAAAVRMSLGALSTDEGITRVTELFPALIEKARRLSGQHG
- a CDS encoding ABC transporter permease yields the protein MIQDVLTVARKEWLEIIDQLLRFKRGGWSILLVVLFLGVISPLQMGTTWLSSPLMFFYWPLLTSSMTSTLIADSIAGERERHTLETLLASRLPDAAIISGKILAAVLYGFTFAALNLAIGWTVVNVRHYAGELLWIPLPRVASLFALIVAGSFFIAGLGVFVSLRAATVRQAQQTFGVIILVLMMTPVLFVQLTSTDFQVRVLARVGTMGLEALSFRIAAAIGGIAVLLNLLAIQRFRRGRLSLD
- the bshB1 gene encoding bacillithiol biosynthesis deacetylase BshB1, whose amino-acid sequence is MSSLAPLDLLAIVAHPDDAELTCGGTLIKAARAGRRTGILDLTAGEMGSRGSAAIRAAEAAEANAILGIAARETLGLPDSGIVNTPETRRLLARALRRFRPQVVLAPAPAPYGRHPDHRAAAELIRDAVFVAGLRKLEDDLEPFRPRKVVHCIAYREDHLKPTFVVDISDTFEDKLAAIRCYRSQFDDAVQAGEVYPNGESLYDIVRHQAAHYGSLIRTRYGEPFYTTETMRVDDITSLQVSTF
- a CDS encoding cyclase family protein; translation: MGHEFATDGTLHDISILLRPGTPEWPGDTPYDCRWTARVGDGASVNLSCISGSPHVGTHADAPLHVRDGWPASHALPLDVFVGRCLVVDVSARQGAISFPQLGLSDDVRVERLLLQTGHTIADGAFPRAWPVLTTSCVDALLRRGLRLLAVDCPSVDERESKALDVHHRIFAGGAYVLENLDLGAVTPGEYELVALPLRIDGLDAAPVRAALRALSPAPRA